From the Oceanicaulis alexandrii DSM 11625 genome, one window contains:
- a CDS encoding GFA family protein, protein MRFSWTGRQNMEACMKGGCNCGAVRFEVTGPVMGVIQCHCSLCRRYTGTANISVVLAKREDFHWLAGEDQLTYWRHPDADWESTFCKFCGSPAPGDNDADRVFIPAGVLTDGADSLKVVHHIFVGSKASWDEIGDDGAQHDTRIGVKS, encoded by the coding sequence ATGCGCTTCTCCTGGACGGGGCGTCAGAACATGGAGGCGTGCATGAAGGGCGGATGCAATTGCGGGGCGGTGCGCTTTGAAGTGACAGGGCCTGTCATGGGTGTGATCCAGTGTCACTGCTCACTGTGTCGCCGATATACAGGAACGGCGAATATCTCGGTGGTGCTGGCGAAACGAGAGGATTTTCACTGGCTCGCTGGCGAGGATCAATTGACCTATTGGCGTCATCCAGATGCAGACTGGGAAAGCACGTTTTGCAAGTTCTGCGGCTCACCCGCTCCTGGTGACAATGACGCGGACCGGGTCTTTATTCCTGCAGGCGTTCTAACCGACGGCGCGGACTCGTTGAAGGTCGTCCACCATATCTTTGTAGGCTCGAAAGCGAGCTGGGACGAGATCGGTGATGACGGTGCTCAGCATGACACGCGGATCGGTGTGAAGTCCTGA
- a CDS encoding S9 family peptidase, with the protein MTLSHYGSKAALLAGAALIALSACSQPAADSAATTTENSMNDTSAPAQDLIARALEISAPTPEQRPVEIEQLGRTRTDEFTWLRDDNWQEVMRDPSVLDADIRAHLEAENAYYNEVMAPLTGLEERLYGEMRGRIKEDDESPASRDGDWYYYLRYREGGQYPVFARRATGENGEMAGEEVIILDGDAEADGIEYFDLGSVQHSPDHRYLAYAVDTAGSEFYQIKIRDLETGEDIATVTDEGYGSMVWGNDSRTLYWVWRDDNNRPRRVYRQAFDSAEAELIYEETDPGYFLSVSKTDGDSWIVLGAGDHTTSEARVFDANDPAAEPILVSEREPGVEYSLTEAGGRLFVRTNQGGAVDFQIMEAPLDDPRRENWTSLIEHRPGVLVNGLMGFENWLVRSERSDALPRIIVRDLRSGEEHEIAFDEEAYALGMDGGYEYATDQMRFSYESPSTPEETYDYDMSARERTLIKRQEVPSGHNAEDFVVRRIHATARDGASVPVTILYHRDTPIDGSAPLLLYGYGSYGITIPASFSTSRLSLVDRGMVYAIAHIRGGMSKGYQWYLDGKLDQKTNTFNDFVDSGRALVEAGYTSEGQMVAMGGSAGGLLVGAAINQAPELFAGAIGAVPFVDVLTTMSDESLPLTPPEWPEWGNPITDPAAYDYILSYSPYDQVSAQDYPHVLATAGLTDPRVTYWEPAKWAARLRTRRTDDGLTLMRTNMGAGHGGASGRFDSLRERAEEYAFALMTVGLADQEAAEAASEASDSPE; encoded by the coding sequence TGACCTTATCTCATTACGGATCGAAAGCCGCCTTGCTGGCCGGGGCGGCGCTTATTGCGCTTTCAGCCTGCAGCCAGCCCGCTGCGGACAGCGCCGCCACGACGACGGAAAACAGTATGAATGACACCTCCGCCCCCGCTCAGGACCTGATCGCGCGCGCGCTCGAGATTTCAGCGCCGACGCCCGAGCAGCGCCCGGTCGAGATCGAGCAGCTGGGCCGCACCCGCACCGACGAATTCACCTGGCTGCGCGATGACAACTGGCAGGAAGTGATGCGCGATCCCAGCGTGCTGGACGCGGACATCCGCGCGCACCTGGAAGCGGAAAACGCCTATTACAACGAGGTGATGGCGCCGCTCACCGGCCTGGAAGAGCGCCTGTACGGCGAGATGCGCGGCCGCATCAAGGAAGACGATGAATCTCCCGCCTCCCGCGATGGCGACTGGTATTATTATCTGCGCTATCGCGAAGGCGGCCAGTATCCGGTCTTCGCCCGGCGTGCGACCGGCGAGAACGGCGAGATGGCTGGCGAGGAAGTGATCATCCTGGATGGCGACGCCGAAGCGGACGGAATCGAGTATTTCGATCTGGGCTCTGTCCAGCACTCGCCCGATCACCGCTATCTGGCTTATGCGGTGGATACCGCCGGTTCGGAATTCTACCAGATCAAGATTCGCGACCTCGAGACGGGCGAGGACATCGCCACCGTCACCGATGAGGGCTATGGCTCCATGGTCTGGGGCAATGACAGCCGCACCCTGTACTGGGTCTGGCGCGACGACAACAACCGGCCGCGCCGGGTCTATCGTCAGGCGTTCGACTCCGCTGAAGCCGAGCTGATCTACGAAGAAACCGATCCGGGCTATTTCCTGAGCGTCAGCAAGACCGATGGCGACAGCTGGATCGTTCTGGGCGCCGGCGACCACACCACCTCTGAAGCGCGGGTGTTTGACGCCAATGATCCGGCCGCCGAGCCGATCCTGGTGTCAGAACGTGAGCCGGGCGTGGAATATTCGCTGACCGAAGCGGGCGGCCGTCTGTTCGTGCGCACCAATCAGGGCGGCGCTGTGGACTTCCAGATCATGGAAGCGCCGCTGGATGATCCGCGCCGCGAGAACTGGACGTCGCTGATCGAGCACCGCCCCGGCGTGCTGGTGAACGGGTTGATGGGTTTTGAGAACTGGCTGGTCCGGTCCGAGCGTTCAGACGCCCTGCCCCGCATCATCGTGCGCGACTTGCGGTCCGGCGAAGAGCACGAGATCGCGTTTGATGAGGAAGCCTACGCCCTGGGCATGGATGGCGGCTATGAATACGCCACCGACCAGATGCGTTTCTCCTATGAAAGCCCGTCCACCCCGGAAGAGACCTATGACTACGACATGAGCGCGCGTGAGCGCACCCTGATCAAGCGTCAGGAAGTCCCCTCGGGTCACAATGCGGAAGACTTTGTGGTGCGCCGCATCCACGCCACGGCCCGCGACGGCGCCAGCGTGCCGGTGACGATCCTGTATCATCGCGACACCCCGATCGACGGGTCCGCGCCGCTGCTGCTGTACGGCTATGGGTCTTACGGCATCACCATTCCCGCCAGCTTCTCCACCTCGCGCCTCAGCCTGGTGGATCGTGGCATGGTCTACGCCATCGCCCATATCCGTGGCGGCATGTCCAAGGGCTATCAATGGTATCTGGACGGCAAGCTCGACCAGAAAACCAACACGTTCAATGACTTCGTCGACTCGGGCCGCGCCCTGGTCGAAGCAGGCTACACCTCTGAAGGTCAGATGGTCGCCATGGGCGGCTCAGCCGGCGGCCTGCTGGTCGGCGCCGCCATCAACCAGGCGCCCGAGCTGTTCGCCGGCGCCATCGGCGCGGTGCCGTTCGTGGATGTGCTGACCACGATGTCCGATGAAAGCCTGCCGCTGACCCCGCCGGAATGGCCGGAATGGGGCAACCCGATCACCGACCCGGCGGCGTATGACTACATCCTGTCCTACAGCCCCTATGATCAGGTGAGCGCGCAGGATTACCCGCATGTTCTGGCCACAGCGGGCCTCACCGACCCGCGTGTGACCTATTGGGAGCCCGCGAAATGGGCGGCGCGTCTGCGCACCCGCCGCACCGATGACGGCCTGACCCTGATGCGCACCAATATGGGCGCGGGTCATGGCGGCGCGTCTGGCCGGTTTGATTCCCTGCGTGAACGCGCCGAGGAATACGCCTTCGCCCTGATGACGGTGGGCCTGGCCGATCAGGAAGCCGCAGAGGCCGCCTCTGAGGCCTCTGACAGCCCTGAGTAG